DNA from Parageobacillus thermoglucosidasius:
ACAGACGTTATCTTGATTGGTGCCGGAATTATGAGTGCGACTTTAGGGACACTGTTGAAAGAATTAGCGCCGGAATGGGAAATTAAAGTGTTTGAGCAGCTTGACAAACCAGGAGAAGAAAGCTCTAACGAATGGAATAATGCGGGAACGGGGCATTCTGCACTATGCGAGCTTAACTACACGCCCGAGAAACCGGATGGATCGATTGATATTAGCAAAGCCATAAAAATTAACGAACAGTTCCAAATTTCCAGACAGTTTTGGGCTTACCTTGTTAAAAACAACCTGTTACAAAATCCGCAGGAATTTATCAGACCGTTGCCCCACATGAGTTTAGTCCAAGGGGAAAATAATGTGAGATTTTTAAAGAAACGTTTTGAAGCGCTATCAAACAATCCATTATTCCAAGGAATGGAATTTTCTGATGACCCGAAAAAACTGAAAGAATGGATTCCGCTTATCATGGAAGGCCGTACATCGAATGAACCGATCGCGGCAACTAAAATCGACTCAGGTACAGATGTTAACTTTGGCGCTTTAACGCGCATGTTATTTGACCACTTAAAGAAGAAAAATGTTGAAATAAACTACAAGCATAGTGTGAAAGATATAAAACGCACCAGCGACGGCCTGTGGGAATTGAAAGTGAAGGATCTCAACAGCGGTTCTGTTGAAATCCATCAAGCTAAATTCGTATTTATTGGAGCCGGCGGGGGAAGCCTGCACTTGCTTCAAAAATCTGGTATTCCAGAAAGCAAGCGCATTGGCGGATTCCCTGTAAGCGGATTATTTATGGTATGTAATAATCCAGAAATTGTCGAGCAACATCATGCAAAAGTGTACAGTAAAGCTAAAATCGGTGCGCCTCCTATGTCTGTTCCGCACCTAGATACACGGTATATCGACAACAAAAAAATGTTGCTCTTTGGCCCATTTGCAGGCTTCTCGCCTAAATTCTTAAAAAATGGTTCCAATATGGATTTGTTTACTTCCGTAAAACCGCACAATCTCACGACTTTGTTGGCGGCAGCTTTTAAAAACTTTTCTTTGGAAAAATACTTGATCCAGCAGCTTATGTTAACGAAAGAAAAGCGCATGAAAGAGTTGCGCGAGTTTATCCCGACGGCTAAATCAGAAGATTGGGATATCGTTGTCGCGGGTCAGCGTGTGCAAATTATCAAAGATACGGAAACTGGCGGCAAAGGAACGATTCAATTTGGTACGGAAGTTGTCAGTGCTGCAGATGGCTCGATCGCTGCATTGCTCGGCGCTTCTCCTGGTGCTTCAACTGCTGTACACGTCATGCTTGAGGTGTTAAAAAAATGCTTCCCTCAACATATGCGTGAATGGGAACCGAAAATTAAAGAAATGATTCCTTCTTATGGCGTGTCCCTAGCGGAAAACCCAGATCTTTTCCAAGAACTTCATGATTCAACAGCAGAGACGCTCGGTTTAAACGAAAAAAAGCCGGTCTCTGATGCAAACGAAAAAGAACCGGTTTATAATTAATTCTTTGGACGCAAAAACAAATGGAATGAAAAAGTAAGCAACACGTTTCATCAATGGACCGTTGTTTCTATGATAAGCCAATGATGATAAAGCAAAAATTATAAAAATGACAGAATAATAGAATATGATTGAAAATAATAAAACATAGAACCTTTGATCCGCCTTCGGATTAAAGGTTCTTTTTTTTCAAATTCGCAGTTAGAGAAGCTTATATCACAAACATGGTAAAGCAAATCGGAAAGTTGAGGAGCTAATAAGCAAAGAGAGCTTGAAAAGAACAAAATACACTTGACAATAGAACGTGTTGCAAACGCATAATGCACATCAAACATCCACCACGTTGGAAAGCATTACGTTGGCCAAAATCAGGGGTGGATATGATCATGGTTTCCAAGTTAAACAACGAACATACATGGACTTATAGAAGCATTATTCGCTGTCATTGCCGGAAATACCATATGTGACAGGAAGGCCGCTGATGCCAAAAAAACATTTGAAATTTTACTCTAGTTATCCCCTCATTCAAGTAATGGCAGACTGGAATGAGGGGGGGTATTTAGGTTTATATAAAATATGCCGGATTGTGAAATGTAAACGCTACAAAAAAATTAAATAAAAGTTCATAAATGTTTGTTCTATCATTAGTTTACAATATATATGCGAAAGTAATCACAAATAAATATATAACAATAATATTATATTGTATTGGATGGCGCATCATAGAAAGGATGAATCTATCTTGGAGACATTATCAATGCTCGGAATTGTTCTTCGGTTTTTATTAGGCGGCGGCGCAGTTGTCGCCTCAACGATTGTTTC
Protein-coding regions in this window:
- a CDS encoding malate:quinone oxidoreductase; this translates as MSNRQTRTDVILIGAGIMSATLGTLLKELAPEWEIKVFEQLDKPGEESSNEWNNAGTGHSALCELNYTPEKPDGSIDISKAIKINEQFQISRQFWAYLVKNNLLQNPQEFIRPLPHMSLVQGENNVRFLKKRFEALSNNPLFQGMEFSDDPKKLKEWIPLIMEGRTSNEPIAATKIDSGTDVNFGALTRMLFDHLKKKNVEINYKHSVKDIKRTSDGLWELKVKDLNSGSVEIHQAKFVFIGAGGGSLHLLQKSGIPESKRIGGFPVSGLFMVCNNPEIVEQHHAKVYSKAKIGAPPMSVPHLDTRYIDNKKMLLFGPFAGFSPKFLKNGSNMDLFTSVKPHNLTTLLAAAFKNFSLEKYLIQQLMLTKEKRMKELREFIPTAKSEDWDIVVAGQRVQIIKDTETGGKGTIQFGTEVVSAADGSIAALLGASPGASTAVHVMLEVLKKCFPQHMREWEPKIKEMIPSYGVSLAENPDLFQELHDSTAETLGLNEKKPVSDANEKEPVYN